The following proteins are encoded in a genomic region of Gossypium hirsutum isolate 1008001.06 chromosome D05, Gossypium_hirsutum_v2.1, whole genome shotgun sequence:
- the LOC107904204 gene encoding protein PIN-LIKES 3, with the protein MGFLDLLLVALIPVIKVLFITGVGLFLALDRVNLLGPDARNHLNKIVFYVFGPALVATNLAQTTTYESLVTLWFMPVNILLTFMIGSALAWLLIKITRTPKHLQGMVIGCCSAGNLGNLPLIIVPSVCEESNNPFGESSTCFSNAQAYASLSMATGAIFIWSYVYGIMRSYANNYKEAGLTININSSQKNSNSESDLETCREPLLPSKDWVAASDEYSVQQQPHGNFETQEKSSALRKRFQCITMTMKKINLKEVFAPSAIAGMVGFFIGTVSPIRQILIGADAPLRVIETSINLLGDPTVACMTLLVGANLLKGLTRSDIRPSIIIGIIAVRNVFMPLLGIGVVKAAQHLGLVGTDALFQFVLMLQYALPPAMAVGTMTQLFQMGQSESSIIMLWTYVVAAFSLTLWSTVFMWLLF; encoded by the exons ATGGGATTCCTTGATCTACTCCTTGTGGCACTGATTCCGGTTATAAAAGTGCTTTTCATTACCGGAGTTGGCTTGTTTCTTGCTTTAGATCGTGTCAATCTGTTGGGACCAGACGCCAGAAACCATTTGAACAAA ATCGTATTCTATGTGTTTGGCCCTGCACTTGTGGCAACCAACTTGGCTCAAACCACAACCTATGAAAGCTTAGTGACATT GTGGTTCATGCCGGTGAATATTTTGCTCACATTCATGATTGGGTCAGCACTTGCTTGGCTTCTTATAAAAATCACTAGAACTCCTAAACACCTCCAAGGCATGGTCATCGGTTGTTGTTCTGCTG GGAATTTGGGAAATTTGCCACTCATTATAGTTCCATCAGTCTGTGAGGAATCAAATAATCCATTTGGAGAATCATCCACTTGTTTTTCAAATGCCCAGGCCTATGCTTCACTGTCTATGGCG ACAGGAGCCATCTTTATATGGTCATATGTGTATGGCATTATGCGTTCATACGCAAACAACTACAAGGAAGCTGGGTTAACCATCAACATCAACTCTTCTCAAAAGAATTCCAACTCGGAATCAGATTTGGAAACTTGCCGAGAACCTTTACTACCATCAAAGGATTGGGTTGCTGCTTCAGATGAATATTCAGTACAACAACAGCCTCACGGCAATTTTGAAACACAAGAAAAG aGTTCAGCTTTGAGGAAGAGATTTCAATGCATAACTATGACCATGAAGAAGATTAACCTGAAGGAAGTGTTTGCACCATCAGCAATTGCAGGA ATGGTTGGATTTTTCATCGGGACAGTCTCACCAATCCGACAAATACTAATTGGTGCCGATGCTCCTCTTCGTGTTATCGAGACTTCTATAAATTTGCTTGG GGACCCAACAGTTGCATGTATGACCTTGCTGGTGGGAGCAAATCTTCTAAAAG GTTTAACAAGATCAGATATTCGTCCTTCAATCATTATAGGGATAATAGCTGTGAGGAACGTATTCATGCCTCTCTTGGGCATTGGCGTTGTTAAAGCTGCACAGCATTTGGGCTTGGTTGGAACAGACGCCTTGTTCCAGTTTGTTCTAATGCTTCAGTATGCCCTTCCGCCTGCCATGGCTGTAG GCACAATGACACAGCTATTTCAGATGGGTCAAAGTGAAAGTTCAATAATAATGCTATGGACATATGTTGTAGCAGCATTCTCCCTCACCCTTTGGTCAACGGTTTTCATGTggcttttattttga